A part of Myxococcales bacterium genomic DNA contains:
- a CDS encoding NADPH:quinone oxidoreductase family protein: protein MYDSSQGAPAPAAVRAVVTELAETPPEAIERIALEPMPPIDVASLSPRDVIVHVKSASVGWVDLIMTSGQYQHLPKPPYTPGLEYAGAIAWLGPEANAPGQPELTLGQEVLVDPFLAGPRTLGDYQRWGGWATYAVAPREAILRVPGALSLDAACNLLGNYETAYHCLIARGRLQAGETVLIHGASGATGLAAVQIAKLLGATVIATGRSAAKLDLVAAHGADHLLRVGPDDAPDGLSSLRDRVRALTDGRGVDVVYDGVGGPISVESLRCVAFGARFLLVGWASTPSVSRGKGGRGAPNANQLPTNLIMMKGVDVLGCPAVISTIRDPSIRAPRLAQVLAWAGEGRITPHVSHTFPLAEIKEAMRAKWSGEVVGGCVVHP from the coding sequence ATGTACGACTCCTCGCAGGGCGCGCCCGCCCCCGCCGCCGTCCGCGCTGTCGTCACGGAGCTCGCCGAGACGCCGCCCGAGGCCATCGAGCGCATCGCGCTCGAGCCGATGCCGCCCATCGACGTCGCCTCGCTCTCGCCGCGCGACGTCATCGTGCACGTGAAGAGCGCCTCGGTCGGCTGGGTCGACCTCATCATGACGAGCGGCCAGTACCAGCACCTGCCCAAGCCGCCGTACACGCCGGGGCTCGAGTACGCTGGCGCGATCGCGTGGCTCGGTCCCGAGGCGAACGCGCCTGGGCAGCCCGAGCTGACCCTGGGTCAGGAGGTGCTGGTCGACCCCTTCCTCGCGGGGCCGCGCACGCTCGGCGACTACCAGCGCTGGGGTGGATGGGCCACGTACGCGGTCGCTCCGCGCGAGGCCATCCTGCGCGTACCGGGCGCCCTCTCCCTCGACGCCGCCTGCAACCTGCTCGGCAACTACGAGACCGCCTACCACTGCCTCATCGCGCGAGGGCGCCTCCAGGCGGGCGAGACCGTGCTCATCCACGGCGCCTCCGGGGCCACGGGCCTCGCCGCGGTGCAGATCGCGAAGCTCCTCGGGGCGACCGTCATCGCGACGGGGCGCTCGGCCGCCAAGCTCGATCTCGTCGCCGCGCACGGCGCCGATCACCTCCTGCGTGTGGGCCCCGACGACGCTCCCGACGGGCTCAGCTCGCTGCGCGACCGGGTGCGAGCCCTCACCGACGGTCGCGGCGTCGACGTCGTGTACGACGGTGTGGGCGGGCCCATCTCGGTGGAGAGCCTCCGCTGCGTGGCGTTCGGCGCGCGCTTCCTCCTCGTGGGGTGGGCGTCGACGCCGAGCGTGTCCCGAGGCAAGGGCGGGCGCGGCGCGCCGAACGCGAACCAGCTCCCCACGAACCTCATCATGATGAAGGGCGTCGACGTGCTCGGCTGCCCTGCGGTCATCTCCACGATCCGCGATCCGTCGATCCGCGCCCCGCGCCTCGCGCAGGTGCTCGCGTGGGCGGGGGAGGGGCGCATCACCCCGCACGTGTCCCACACGTTCCCGCTCGCCGAGATCAAAGAGGCGATGCGCGCGAAGTGGAGCGGCGAGGTGGTCGGCGGGTGCGTCGTGCACCCATAA
- a CDS encoding nucleotidyltransferase domain-containing protein, translating to MARVLAEESQKREHVVVYLSGAHAYGFPSPDSDLDLKAIHVCDTAELLGFELPATTVDRAEVLDGVEIDYTSNELGHVLAGILQGNGNFLERVLGRTVCYASPLLAELRPLAERSLSRRAHRHYRGFAQNQLRALAHGASVKKLLYVLRTALTGVHLLETGALEASLPRLLPVYGLEEAAELVEQKRAGERVSLEPLELEAWRARVDATLARLDAAAEKSPLPAEPPNEAEVRAWLLSVRKARFR from the coding sequence ATGGCGCGCGTGCTCGCCGAGGAGAGCCAGAAGCGCGAGCACGTCGTCGTGTACCTGAGCGGCGCGCACGCCTACGGGTTCCCCTCGCCGGACAGCGATCTCGATCTCAAGGCCATCCACGTCTGCGACACGGCCGAGCTCCTCGGCTTCGAGCTGCCGGCCACCACGGTCGATCGCGCCGAGGTCCTCGACGGCGTGGAGATCGACTACACGTCGAACGAGCTCGGGCATGTGCTCGCGGGGATCCTGCAAGGCAACGGGAACTTCCTCGAGCGAGTGCTCGGGCGCACGGTCTGCTACGCGTCACCGCTGCTCGCCGAGCTCCGCCCCCTCGCCGAGCGCTCGCTCAGCCGCCGCGCTCACCGGCACTACCGTGGGTTCGCGCAGAACCAGCTCCGCGCGCTCGCGCACGGCGCCTCGGTGAAGAAGCTCCTCTACGTGCTCCGGACCGCGCTCACGGGCGTGCACCTCCTCGAGACTGGCGCGCTCGAGGCGAGCCTCCCACGGCTGCTCCCTGTGTACGGCCTCGAGGAGGCCGCCGAGCTCGTGGAGCAGAAGCGCGCCGGCGAGCGCGTGAGCCTCGAGCCCCTCGAGCTCGAGGCATGGCGCGCGCGGGTCGACGCCACGCTCGCGCGCCTCGACGCGGCGGCGGAGAAGAGCCCGCTCCCCGCCGAGCCCCCGAACGAGGCCGAGGTGCGCGCGTGGCTCCTCTCCGTGCGCAAAGCGCGCTTTCGCTGA
- a CDS encoding nucleotidyltransferase domain-containing protein yields the protein MDLRLRNLTQLDTRAVPLPHGTEVVTRVDRVVGERRVPQGSLGRVTKLDGDTLEITLVGHGVVRYARSELSPRRTGQVLFAHRRADAWEALSPCVVLEATVGSRAWGLADEGSDTDLRGAFALPFSWTQGLVAPPEDLVSADGSATYWAVGKAIRQALRADPNTLEMLFVPSARAQDPVGEWLLAERDAFVSIEIYGTFGRYALGQLRRLEQGLRLAEHRDAVLGWLRDDPSLSLDAVATKVAAVSTRLAPTEADAHHQAKQYVKQLYRSLADQGLLEANEFAALARFARSSPAGFDLPRELRPKNAYNLLRLLATATRWLREGEPTFEATGAHRERLLAIKRGEVPLDEVLAEAEAMAPELEAARDASPLPKRPDLVRADALLRKVGEELARRFVHASPGPLGRDAKAPPEVSWSE from the coding sequence GTGGATCTCCGCCTCCGCAACCTCACGCAGCTCGACACGCGCGCCGTGCCCCTCCCCCACGGCACCGAGGTCGTCACGCGCGTCGATCGCGTGGTGGGCGAGCGCCGCGTCCCGCAGGGATCGCTCGGCCGCGTGACGAAGCTCGACGGCGACACCCTGGAGATCACCCTCGTCGGCCACGGCGTCGTCCGCTACGCGCGCTCCGAGCTGTCGCCGAGGCGCACGGGGCAAGTGCTCTTCGCGCACCGCCGCGCCGACGCGTGGGAGGCGCTGTCGCCCTGCGTGGTCCTCGAGGCCACGGTCGGCTCTCGCGCGTGGGGCCTCGCGGACGAGGGCTCCGACACCGATCTTCGCGGCGCCTTCGCCCTCCCGTTCTCGTGGACGCAGGGCCTCGTCGCTCCTCCGGAGGACCTCGTCAGCGCCGACGGGAGCGCCACGTATTGGGCTGTCGGCAAGGCCATCCGGCAGGCGCTCCGGGCGGATCCGAACACCCTGGAGATGCTCTTCGTCCCGAGCGCGCGCGCGCAAGACCCGGTGGGCGAGTGGCTGCTCGCCGAGCGTGACGCCTTCGTATCTATCGAAATTTACGGCACATTTGGGCGCTATGCGCTGGGCCAGCTCCGTCGCCTCGAGCAGGGCCTGCGGCTCGCCGAGCACCGCGACGCCGTCCTCGGCTGGCTGCGCGACGACCCCTCGCTGTCGCTCGACGCCGTGGCCACGAAGGTCGCCGCGGTGTCCACGCGCCTCGCGCCCACCGAGGCCGACGCGCACCACCAGGCCAAGCAGTACGTCAAGCAGCTCTACCGCTCGCTCGCCGATCAAGGGCTCCTCGAGGCCAACGAATTCGCCGCGCTCGCGCGCTTCGCGAGATCGTCACCGGCCGGGTTCGACCTGCCGCGCGAGCTCCGCCCGAAGAACGCGTACAACCTGCTCCGGCTGCTCGCGACCGCGACGCGCTGGCTGCGCGAGGGTGAGCCTACGTTCGAGGCCACCGGCGCGCACCGCGAGCGCTTGCTCGCCATCAAGCGCGGCGAGGTGCCGCTCGACGAGGTGCTCGCCGAGGCCGAGGCCATGGCGCCCGAGCTCGAGGCCGCGCGCGACGCCTCGCCGCTCCCGAAGCGTCCTGATCTGGTGCGCGCCGACGCGCTGCTCCGCAAGGTCGGCGAGGAGCTCGCGCGCCGCTTCGTTCACGCCTCGCCCGGCCCGCTCGGGCGCGACGCGAAGGCCCCGCCGGAGGTCTCGTGGAGCGAGTGA
- a CDS encoding class I SAM-dependent methyltransferase, translating into MKRAGASLALALVASAACAACSRSAVPSAPQADAAPWIPPVAPRAEADAEAGSPEPIPPAALSGDACAPPTPPPTPTPTPPSNGVYLGRKLARPMSHLGAAWLDRAGRDAVQRPEHVLDVAGARAGARVCDFGAGSGYFTVHLARRVGPTGRVFAVDVQPEMLALLEQKLTRERLLNVTPVLANPSEPSLPAASVDLVLMVDVYHELERPDLTMAQLRAALAPGGRVVWVEYRAEDPNVSIKPDHKMSLVQIRREAAAVGYRITQVDESLPQQRIVVLAP; encoded by the coding sequence TTGAAGCGCGCGGGGGCCTCGCTCGCGCTCGCGCTCGTCGCGAGCGCTGCGTGCGCCGCGTGCTCCCGTAGCGCGGTGCCGTCGGCTCCCCAGGCCGACGCCGCGCCGTGGATCCCGCCTGTCGCGCCCCGAGCCGAAGCGGACGCAGAGGCCGGATCGCCGGAGCCGATCCCACCCGCGGCCTTGAGCGGCGACGCGTGCGCGCCGCCCACGCCCCCGCCAACCCCCACGCCCACGCCCCCGAGCAACGGCGTCTATCTCGGCCGGAAGCTCGCGAGGCCCATGAGCCACCTGGGCGCGGCGTGGCTCGATCGGGCGGGCCGCGACGCCGTGCAGCGGCCCGAGCACGTGCTCGACGTGGCGGGCGCGCGAGCGGGCGCGCGGGTGTGCGACTTCGGCGCGGGGAGCGGCTATTTTACCGTGCACCTCGCGCGGCGTGTGGGCCCCACCGGCCGCGTGTTCGCCGTCGACGTGCAGCCCGAGATGCTGGCGCTCCTCGAGCAGAAGCTGACGCGCGAGCGGCTCTTGAACGTGACGCCCGTGCTCGCGAACCCATCGGAGCCGAGCTTGCCCGCGGCCTCGGTCGACCTCGTGCTGATGGTCGACGTCTACCACGAGCTCGAGCGCCCCGACCTCACGATGGCCCAGCTCCGCGCCGCCCTCGCGCCGGGAGGGCGCGTGGTGTGGGTCGAGTACCGCGCCGAAGATCCGAACGTCAGCATCAAGCCCGATCACAAGATGTCGCTCGTGCAGATACGACGCGAGGCCGCCGCCGTGGGCTACCGGATAACCCAGGTCGACGAGTCTCTCCCGCAGCAGCGCATCGTGGTGCTCGCCCCGTAG
- the gndA gene encoding NADP-dependent phosphogluconate dehydrogenase translates to MVGLGVMGQNLALNIAEKGFSCGGYDAWPEPVDKFVAKAAREGATNVLGFKDVKELVASLRRPRRIILLVKAGEVVDKTIAALLPYLEKDDMIVDSGNEYFRNTERRAKELLPKGIRFFGMGVSGGEEGARHGPSMMPGGDRAGYDDMAPILTKIAAQADGPCVTYCGPGGAGHYVKMVHNGIEYGDMQLIAEAYDVLKTLGGLTNEELADTFAEWNSGELQSFLIEITANIFRKKDPETGGALVDLIVDAAASKGTGRWTVQDAAEVGAAIPTVASSVEARLLSANREGRLAAAKVLSGPKPGGATLDAAAKKRLVADVRAALYCAKACSYAQGMDLLRKASNAREWGLDLGELARIWKGGCIIRAQFLGRIKEAYDLDANLSNLLLDPGFQRELGERQAGWRSAVVQAIGAGIPLMTMSGSLGYYDSIRRERLPANLTQAQRDYFGAHTYERLDKPGSFHTEWTK, encoded by the coding sequence ATGGTCGGTCTGGGCGTGATGGGGCAGAACCTCGCGCTCAACATCGCGGAGAAGGGCTTCTCGTGCGGCGGTTACGACGCGTGGCCCGAGCCCGTCGACAAGTTCGTCGCGAAGGCCGCGCGCGAGGGCGCCACGAACGTGCTCGGCTTCAAAGACGTGAAGGAGCTCGTCGCGTCGCTGCGCCGGCCCCGCCGCATCATCCTGCTCGTGAAGGCGGGAGAGGTGGTCGACAAGACCATCGCGGCGCTCCTGCCGTATCTCGAGAAAGACGACATGATCGTCGACTCGGGCAATGAGTACTTCCGCAACACCGAGCGAAGGGCGAAGGAGCTCCTCCCCAAGGGAATACGCTTCTTCGGTATGGGCGTGTCGGGCGGCGAAGAGGGCGCGCGCCACGGCCCCTCCATGATGCCCGGTGGCGATCGCGCCGGCTACGACGACATGGCCCCTATCCTCACGAAGATCGCGGCCCAGGCCGACGGCCCGTGCGTGACCTACTGTGGGCCAGGCGGCGCGGGGCACTACGTGAAGATGGTGCACAACGGCATCGAATACGGCGACATGCAGCTCATCGCCGAGGCCTACGACGTGCTGAAGACGCTCGGCGGGCTCACCAACGAGGAGCTCGCCGACACGTTCGCCGAGTGGAACTCGGGGGAGCTCCAGTCGTTCCTCATCGAGATCACCGCGAACATCTTCCGCAAGAAGGATCCCGAGACCGGCGGCGCGCTCGTCGACCTCATCGTCGACGCGGCCGCCTCCAAGGGCACCGGCCGGTGGACCGTCCAGGACGCGGCGGAGGTGGGCGCCGCCATTCCCACTGTCGCGTCTTCGGTCGAGGCGCGCTTGCTGTCGGCGAACCGCGAGGGGCGCCTCGCCGCGGCGAAGGTGCTCTCTGGCCCGAAGCCCGGCGGGGCGACGCTCGACGCGGCCGCGAAGAAGCGCCTCGTCGCCGACGTGCGCGCCGCGCTCTACTGCGCGAAGGCGTGCAGCTACGCGCAGGGCATGGACCTGCTGCGCAAGGCCTCGAACGCCCGCGAGTGGGGCCTCGATCTCGGCGAGCTGGCGCGCATCTGGAAGGGCGGCTGCATCATCCGCGCCCAGTTCCTCGGGCGCATCAAAGAGGCGTACGACCTCGACGCCAACCTCTCGAATTTGCTCCTCGATCCTGGCTTTCAGCGTGAGCTTGGCGAGCGCCAGGCCGGCTGGCGGAGCGCCGTCGTGCAGGCCATCGGCGCCGGGATCCCGCTCATGACCATGAGCGGCTCGCTCGGCTATTACGACTCCATCCGACGCGAGCGGCTGCCCGCGAACCTCACGCAGGCGCAGCGCGACTACTTCGGCGCACACACCTACGAGCGCCTCGACAAGCCCGGCTCGTTCCACACCGAGTGGACCAAGTAG
- a CDS encoding nucleic acid-binding protein yields the protein MPHLELLGRVASLPVVRFGPPGAFLGLRRDAPDPQRAPVILLPGAEVPEGTQVGDELDVFVTLDSEDRPLATLARPRLALGQVAFLEVTDATRIGAFVDWGLPKELLVPHALQTAELRVGNRYAVGLVLDDTGRLAGTMRVAELLRDRRTYAVGEWVAGEAWRNEPGLGLFVIVEKRQVGLVPASEPHGLARGEAARFRVSHVHADGKIELSLRGLAHEELDRDAAHVLERLRVAALRVGDGSSPEVIRRHFGLSKKAFKRAVGRLLRDQSVTLDPEGLLVPARRPADP from the coding sequence ATGCCGCACCTCGAGCTCCTCGGCCGCGTCGCCTCCCTCCCCGTGGTGCGCTTCGGCCCCCCCGGGGCGTTCCTCGGCTTGCGCCGTGACGCTCCCGATCCGCAGCGCGCGCCGGTCATCTTGCTGCCTGGCGCGGAGGTGCCAGAGGGCACCCAGGTCGGCGACGAGCTCGACGTGTTCGTCACGCTCGACTCGGAGGACCGCCCGCTCGCCACGCTCGCCCGCCCGCGCCTCGCGCTCGGGCAGGTCGCGTTCCTCGAGGTCACCGACGCCACGCGCATTGGCGCGTTCGTCGACTGGGGGCTCCCGAAGGAGCTGCTCGTGCCGCACGCCCTCCAGACCGCGGAGCTGCGCGTGGGGAACCGGTACGCCGTGGGCCTCGTGCTCGACGACACCGGCCGGCTCGCGGGCACGATGCGCGTCGCCGAGCTGCTCCGCGATCGCCGCACCTACGCGGTGGGCGAGTGGGTCGCGGGCGAGGCGTGGCGCAACGAGCCTGGGCTCGGGCTCTTCGTCATCGTCGAGAAGCGGCAGGTGGGCCTCGTGCCCGCGAGCGAGCCGCACGGGCTCGCGCGCGGCGAGGCGGCGCGGTTTCGCGTGAGCCACGTCCACGCCGACGGCAAGATCGAGCTGTCGCTGCGAGGCCTCGCGCACGAAGAGCTCGATCGCGACGCGGCGCACGTCCTCGAGCGGCTGCGCGTCGCTGCGCTCCGCGTGGGCGACGGCTCGAGCCCGGAGGTCATTCGCCGGCACTTCGGGCTGAGCAAGAAGGCGTTCAAGCGAGCGGTCGGCCGGCTCCTGCGCGATCAATCCGTGACGCTCGATCCCGAGGGGCTCCTCGTGCCCGCGCGTCGCCCCGCGGACCCTTGA
- a CDS encoding metallophosphoesterase, with protein MSLFPQAPRAARATSATSARSVAPPAGAPRESLLVFSDVHLGSDLNDHGTSPRRSHGIDSDLTKLLRHYAATPPVGERWRVVIAGDFIDFIGMTVKEEAGHALSTALTDEEHRHGLGSAADHARAKLRRVVQRHGEVFDALSALVARGHALTLVHGNHDVEFHWDELKADFRQELLARAQADAQHGEAIDAADFLARIEFEPWFYYWKNVAYIEHGHQYDPYCASEHVMAPLSPLDPRRVMHGFSSTLLRYVVRQTHGMKEHGHEHLGVFDYVAFGLRLGVRGVGGLVSRFAAAVAELFALRRAHFHEAMTTLKSEHERRVALLAEASRLGKDRLRALAALQAQPVTRSIPGILGSVLLDRLALGLLASIALAVVAVIGVFHGRVLYGALGVLAAWVIAHRYLSMQRQLDPAEEMAARAGTLARLLPAAFVVMGHTHIPVQQPVHDGAATYINLGSWAEEEELDPKHGREAYRAARTHLVIELDPANADAPRAELRAWQGEAPRKYET; from the coding sequence GTGTCGCTGTTCCCGCAAGCCCCGCGAGCTGCACGAGCCACCTCGGCCACGAGCGCGAGGAGCGTCGCGCCGCCCGCCGGCGCACCGCGGGAGAGCCTGCTCGTCTTCTCCGACGTGCACCTCGGCAGCGATCTCAACGATCACGGCACCTCGCCGCGCCGCTCGCACGGCATCGACTCCGACCTCACCAAGCTGCTCCGCCACTACGCCGCGACGCCGCCCGTAGGCGAGCGGTGGCGCGTGGTCATCGCGGGCGATTTCATCGACTTCATCGGCATGACCGTGAAGGAAGAAGCGGGGCACGCGCTCTCGACGGCCCTCACCGACGAGGAGCACCGGCACGGGCTGGGCAGCGCCGCCGATCATGCCCGCGCGAAGCTTCGGCGCGTCGTGCAGCGCCACGGCGAGGTGTTCGACGCGCTCTCGGCTCTGGTCGCCCGCGGCCACGCGCTCACCTTGGTCCACGGAAACCACGACGTGGAGTTCCACTGGGACGAGCTGAAGGCCGACTTCCGTCAGGAGCTGCTCGCCCGCGCTCAGGCCGACGCGCAGCACGGAGAGGCGATCGACGCGGCGGATTTCCTCGCCCGCATCGAGTTCGAGCCCTGGTTCTACTACTGGAAGAACGTGGCCTACATCGAGCACGGCCACCAGTACGACCCCTACTGCGCGAGCGAGCACGTGATGGCGCCGCTCTCGCCGCTCGACCCCCGCCGTGTGATGCACGGCTTCTCGAGCACCCTGCTCCGGTACGTGGTCCGACAGACCCACGGCATGAAGGAGCATGGCCACGAGCACCTCGGGGTGTTCGACTACGTCGCGTTCGGCCTGCGCCTCGGCGTCCGCGGGGTCGGCGGGCTCGTGTCGCGCTTCGCCGCCGCCGTGGCCGAGCTCTTCGCGCTTCGCCGCGCGCATTTCCACGAGGCCATGACGACGCTGAAGAGCGAGCACGAGCGCCGCGTCGCGCTGCTCGCGGAGGCGAGCCGCCTCGGCAAAGACCGCCTCCGCGCGCTCGCCGCGCTGCAGGCGCAGCCGGTCACGCGCTCCATCCCCGGCATCCTCGGCAGCGTGCTCCTCGACCGCCTGGCGCTCGGGCTCCTCGCCAGCATCGCGCTCGCGGTCGTGGCCGTGATTGGGGTGTTTCATGGGCGCGTCCTCTACGGCGCCCTCGGGGTGCTCGCCGCCTGGGTCATCGCGCACCGCTATCTGTCGATGCAGCGACAGCTCGACCCCGCCGAAGAGATGGCCGCCCGCGCCGGTACGCTCGCACGGCTGCTCCCCGCGGCCTTCGTCGTGATGGGACACACGCACATTCCCGTACAGCAGCCGGTGCACGACGGCGCGGCGACCTACATCAACCTCGGCTCGTGGGCCGAGGAAGAAGAGCTGGACCCCAAGCACGGCCGGGAAGCGTACCGAGCCGCCCGCACGCACCTCGTCATCGAGCTCGATCCCGCCAACGCGGACGCACCTCGCGCCGAGCTGCGCGCCTGGCAGGGCGAGGCGCCTCGCAAGTACGAGACCTGA
- a CDS encoding cation transporter, whose amino-acid sequence MVTRATGARRHVAVTSRRCERHAHGRARAPVDAAASRSHDARHDPGQAGARGEASPSVSPAPAVGKPAPAARAGLAGFAALSIATSLLVLTLKVAAWRLTGAVGLLADALESIVNVVAAIATLYALRVAERPADEDHEFGHGKAEYFASGFEGALIGVAALAIVAAAIPRLIHPAPPEANPVGLAVSIVASALNFVVARVLLSAGRRHRSPALEADGTHLMTDVWTSVGVLLGLGIVFASGVARIDPIIAILLAIHILHEGVKIVRRAGMGLLDGAMAREGREALVKILDSYEPQGVRWHALKTRDAGVHTFVSVHVLVPGAWPLARAHDVAQRIEDAMRASHERLHVITHLEPLEDPRAHDDDWP is encoded by the coding sequence ATGGTGACGCGCGCAACGGGCGCGCGCCGTCATGTCGCGGTCACGTCGCGAAGGTGCGAGCGCCACGCCCACGGTCGCGCTCGAGCTCCCGTTGACGCCGCGGCAAGTCGCTCTCATGATGCGCGCCATGATCCCGGCCAGGCTGGCGCGCGTGGCGAAGCGAGCCCCTCGGTGAGTCCCGCCCCGGCGGTCGGGAAGCCCGCGCCGGCCGCGCGCGCCGGGCTCGCCGGGTTCGCGGCGCTGTCGATCGCGACGTCGCTCCTCGTCTTGACCCTCAAGGTCGCGGCGTGGCGGCTCACCGGCGCCGTGGGGCTCCTCGCCGACGCGCTCGAGTCGATCGTGAACGTGGTCGCCGCGATCGCCACGCTCTACGCGCTCCGGGTGGCGGAGCGGCCCGCCGACGAAGATCACGAGTTCGGCCACGGCAAGGCCGAGTACTTCGCGAGCGGCTTCGAAGGCGCGCTCATCGGCGTCGCGGCGCTGGCCATCGTCGCTGCCGCCATCCCGCGGCTCATCCACCCGGCGCCGCCGGAGGCGAACCCCGTGGGCCTCGCGGTCTCGATCGTGGCGAGCGCGCTCAACTTCGTCGTCGCGCGGGTGCTGCTCTCGGCGGGCAGGCGCCACCGCTCGCCGGCGCTCGAGGCCGACGGTACCCACCTCATGACCGACGTCTGGACGTCGGTGGGCGTGCTCCTGGGGCTCGGGATCGTGTTCGCGTCGGGAGTCGCCCGAATCGATCCTATCATCGCGATTTTACTAGCGATTCACATCCTCCACGAGGGCGTCAAGATCGTGCGGCGGGCCGGCATGGGGCTGCTCGACGGCGCGATGGCGCGCGAGGGGCGCGAGGCGCTCGTGAAGATCCTCGACAGCTACGAGCCGCAGGGCGTGCGGTGGCACGCGCTGAAGACCCGCGACGCGGGGGTGCACACGTTCGTCTCGGTGCACGTCCTCGTGCCCGGCGCGTGGCCGCTGGCGCGCGCCCACGACGTGGCGCAGCGCATCGAGGACGCGATGCGAGCGTCCCACGAGCGGCTGCACGTCATCACCCACCTCGAGCCCCTCGAGGATCCACGCGCCCACGACGACGACTGGCCCTGA
- the rsmG gene encoding 16S rRNA (guanine(527)-N(7))-methyltransferase RsmG, protein MSGTQGTREPLPLPSPPPLPVPPDLADSLRELGVSLTPEQLARLGDYLARLLAMNERVNLTAVTDPLLVWTKHALDGLSIVPELASLPPGASVLDVGSGGGVPGIPLAIARPDLEVTLLEATQKKAAFLADVAEAIGLSNVSVIAERAEDARETELAGAFDAVTARAVAKLAALLGWTAPFARDGARLVFIKGQRAELELREAKRAMKLAGCAHEHTTPTRTGRVVVLRVSRGDR, encoded by the coding sequence ATGTCAGGCACGCAAGGCACGCGCGAGCCCCTCCCGCTACCGTCCCCGCCGCCGCTGCCGGTACCTCCGGACCTGGCCGACTCGCTCCGCGAGTTGGGCGTCTCGCTCACGCCCGAGCAGCTCGCCCGCCTCGGCGACTACCTCGCGCGGCTGCTCGCCATGAACGAGCGGGTGAACCTCACCGCCGTCACCGATCCGCTCTTGGTGTGGACGAAGCACGCCCTCGACGGCCTGTCGATCGTGCCAGAGCTCGCCTCGCTTCCGCCGGGCGCCTCGGTGCTCGATGTGGGCTCGGGCGGGGGCGTACCCGGAATACCGCTCGCGATCGCGCGCCCCGACCTCGAGGTGACGCTGCTCGAGGCGACGCAGAAGAAGGCCGCGTTCCTCGCCGACGTGGCCGAGGCGATCGGGCTCTCCAACGTGTCGGTGATCGCCGAGCGCGCGGAGGACGCCCGCGAGACCGAGCTCGCCGGCGCGTTCGACGCCGTGACCGCCCGCGCGGTCGCGAAGCTCGCGGCGCTCTTGGGGTGGACCGCGCCGTTCGCGCGCGACGGCGCCCGCCTCGTGTTCATCAAGGGGCAGCGCGCCGAGCTCGAGCTCCGCGAGGCGAAGCGCGCCATGAAGCTCGCCGGGTGCGCCCACGAGCACACGACTCCCACCCGCACCGGCCGCGTGGTCGTGCTGCGGGTGAGTCGAGGCGACCGCTGA
- a CDS encoding CoA pyrophosphatase, with protein sequence MLDSPLPESALRDALRARLADRARSEIPVGSAGAESATLACLFERDGDTHVWLTKRPETMRRHGGQVSFPGGRRDPSDITLLETALREAREELGLPADQADVLGPLDDVVTFTGYVITPYVAWLRGPFVPEPDPVEVARAFSAPLRVFSARARGVFPKVGWQVEGELVWGATAAVLHNLVAVVRELPRPPGA encoded by the coding sequence ATGCTCGATTCGCCGCTCCCCGAGTCTGCTCTCCGCGACGCGCTCCGCGCTCGGCTCGCCGATCGCGCTCGGTCGGAGATCCCGGTGGGCTCTGCCGGCGCCGAGAGCGCCACGCTCGCCTGCCTCTTCGAGCGCGACGGCGACACCCACGTGTGGCTAACGAAGCGGCCCGAGACCATGCGGCGGCACGGCGGGCAGGTCTCGTTCCCGGGGGGGAGGCGCGATCCGAGCGACATCACGCTGCTCGAGACCGCGCTCAGGGAGGCGCGCGAGGAGCTTGGGCTGCCCGCCGACCAGGCCGACGTGCTCGGCCCGCTCGACGACGTGGTCACCTTCACCGGGTACGTCATCACGCCCTACGTGGCGTGGCTGCGTGGCCCGTTCGTGCCCGAGCCCGACCCCGTGGAGGTCGCGCGCGCCTTCTCTGCGCCGCTCCGCGTCTTCTCTGCGCGTGCGCGCGGCGTGTTCCCGAAGGTCGGGTGGCAGGTCGAGGGTGAGCTGGTGTGGGGCGCCACCGCGGCGGTGCTGCACAACCTCGTCGCCGTCGTCCGCGAGCTCCCGCGCCCGCCGGGGGCGTGA